One region of Deinococcus aerius genomic DNA includes:
- the rplV gene encoding 50S ribosomal protein L22 codes for MTAPETQTYRNKKQRKQQVKLRRPGYAVAKYVRMSPRKVRLVVDVIRGKSVAEAEDLLRFIPKSASEPVAKVLKSAKSNAINNDEMLEDRLVVTAAYVDAGPTLKRLIPRARGSANIIKKRTSHITIIVGERANGRGR; via the coding sequence ATGACCGCTCCTGAGACCCAGACCTACCGCAACAAGAAGCAGCGCAAGCAGCAGGTCAAGCTGCGCCGCCCGGGCTACGCCGTGGCCAAGTACGTCCGCATGAGCCCCCGCAAGGTGCGCCTCGTCGTGGACGTGATCCGCGGCAAGAGCGTGGCGGAGGCCGAGGACCTGCTCCGCTTCATCCCCAAGAGCGCGTCGGAGCCCGTCGCCAAGGTGCTCAAGAGCGCCAAGAGCAACGCGATCAACAACGACGAGATGCTCGAGGACCGCCTCGTCGTGACGGCGGCCTACGTGGACGCGGGGCCGACCCTCAAGCGCCTGATCCCCCGCGCCCGCGGCAGCGCGAACATCATCAAGAAGCGCACCAGCCACATCACGATCATCGTGGGCGAGCGCGCTAACGGAAGGGGCCGCTAA
- the rpsS gene encoding 30S ribosomal protein S19, whose amino-acid sequence MPRSLKKGPFVDDHLLKKVDAQNERRDKRVIKTWSRRSTIVPEMIGHTIAVHNGKQHVPVFVNEQMIGHKLGEFSPTRTYRGHGADKNAKGSKKK is encoded by the coding sequence ATGCCCCGTAGCCTGAAGAAAGGGCCGTTCGTGGATGACCACCTCCTGAAGAAGGTGGACGCCCAGAACGAGCGCCGCGACAAGCGCGTCATCAAGACCTGGTCGAGACGCTCCACCATCGTGCCGGAGATGATCGGCCACACCATCGCCGTCCACAACGGCAAGCAGCACGTGCCGGTCTTCGTCAACGAGCAGATGATCGGCCACAAGCTCGGCGAGTTCTCGCCCACCCGCACCTACCGCGGGCACGGCGCGGACAAGAACGCCAAGGGGAGCAAGAAGAAATGA
- the rplB gene encoding 50S ribosomal protein L2 — translation MAVKKYRPYTPSRRQMTTADFSGLTKKRPEKSLTEALPKTGGRNNHGRITSRFIGGGHKRLYRVIDFKRRDKANVPARVAAIEYDPNRSARIALLHHVDGEKRYILAPEGLAVGATVNAGPEADPRLGNALPLRFVPVGAVVHAVELVPGKGAQLARSAGTSIQVQGKESDYVILRLPSGELRRVHSECYATIGSVGNAEHKNIVLGKAGRSRWLGQKPHQRGSAMNPVDHPHGGGEGRTGAGRQPVSPWGQLAKGLKTRRKRKNSDRFIIARRGGK, via the coding sequence ATGGCTGTCAAGAAGTACCGTCCGTACACCCCCAGCCGCCGTCAGATGACGACCGCTGACTTCTCGGGCCTCACCAAGAAGCGCCCCGAGAAGAGCCTGACCGAGGCCCTGCCCAAGACCGGCGGGCGCAACAACCACGGCCGCATCACCAGCCGCTTCATCGGCGGCGGGCACAAGCGCCTGTACCGCGTCATCGACTTCAAGCGCCGCGACAAGGCGAACGTTCCGGCGAGGGTCGCCGCCATCGAGTACGACCCCAACCGCAGCGCCCGCATCGCCCTGCTCCACCACGTGGACGGCGAGAAGCGCTACATCCTGGCGCCCGAGGGCCTGGCCGTCGGCGCGACCGTGAACGCGGGTCCCGAGGCCGATCCCCGGCTGGGCAACGCGCTGCCCCTGCGCTTCGTGCCCGTCGGCGCCGTGGTCCACGCGGTCGAACTCGTGCCCGGCAAGGGCGCCCAGCTCGCCCGCTCCGCCGGCACCTCCATCCAGGTGCAGGGCAAGGAGAGCGACTACGTCATCCTGCGCCTGCCCAGCGGCGAGCTCCGGCGCGTCCACAGCGAGTGCTACGCGACCATCGGCAGCGTGGGCAACGCCGAGCACAAGAACATCGTGCTGGGCAAGGCGGGCCGCAGCCGCTGGCTGGGTCAGAAGCCGCACCAGCGCGGCAGCGCCATGAACCCCGTGGATCACCCCCACGGCGGTGGTGAGGGCCGGACCGGCGCGGGCCGTCAGCCCGTCAGTCCCTGGGGCCAGCTCGCCAAGGGCCTGAAGACCCGCCGGAAGCGCAAGAACTCGGACCGCTTCATCATCGCCCGCCGCGGCGGGAAGTAA
- a CDS encoding 50S ribosomal protein L23 — MSYYDIIKQPVISEKAYAGMERGAYSFWVDPKATKTEIKAAVQQAFGVTVIGISTMNVTGKRKRVGKFVGHRADRKKAIVRLADGQKIEALEALA, encoded by the coding sequence GTGAGCTACTACGACATCATCAAGCAGCCCGTGATCTCCGAAAAGGCGTATGCGGGCATGGAGCGCGGCGCGTACTCGTTCTGGGTCGACCCCAAGGCGACCAAGACCGAGATCAAGGCCGCCGTGCAGCAGGCGTTCGGCGTGACGGTCATCGGCATCAGCACCATGAACGTGACGGGCAAGCGCAAGCGCGTGGGCAAGTTCGTCGGCCACCGTGCGGACCGCAAAAAGGCCATCGTGCGCCTCGCGGACGGCCAGAAGATCGAGGCCCTCGAGGCCCTGGCCTAA